The segment tactctaagatgaaaaataattatttttctttaaggtTATATTTAATCTCTAACCGATAATTGTCCTCTTTTATTTGTCGCAAATGACCGTCGATACTAACTGTAACTTCCTCTATTGCCAAAATCCACCAAAACTGGTCTTTTTTTGCAACGAAGATCGATGCCAAATGTCGATCTTCGATGTCCTTAGTGTTAAAAAAACTCCGATTAGAGTTTTTTGAAAACCAATGACACCAAAGATTGGTGTTTGTCATGATTCATAGTTGATGAATTGCGACAAAAGACTAGTTTTGGTGGATGTTGACGGTAGAGAAAGTTGTAGCTAGTTTTGGTGGTCACCTGCAACAGTGAAAAAGGCTAACTATCAATTAGAGAAAGCTCGTTGAAGAATGATAAGTTTAAATGATACCTAAAgaggaaataatcatttttcaaactttgaatgaaataaattattagtttttaaatataggaaaaatgtaaaagagttttagttttttttttaatttgtaactaaatgataattttaccctttacagtaataatgaaatttaataaataaataagtatttgaattttcgataattaacaaataaaaaataatctttaagccttaaatttaaatgaggaaaagtaaaaataatcaTAGCATACGTgtggattattatttaatttaaaaaaattaaataaataagagtaaGTTAAGATAGTCACAatctaaaattatgttataatgTTTGGAGAATAATATTTAGATTAACTCATGTGTACTCACTCACTCTTGTATTATTCTAATCAAATAAATACATCCTTAAAATTAGGGGGCATAAACATTCGTATTCTTttccaaaaatttcaaaattataaataaaattttttttcaacatttgatTGCCAAGTGACACTAAGATGAtgcaaataatattatttggacCTTTTGAAATAACgatttacaatttatttttcaaataaatttatttgaggCATTAAGATGGTCCAATATTTTGTCCTCAAATGAATGTGTTCCACGTAATGCTTTATATTCTTATCCATCATTAATTCAATCAAAAGTCAATTTACGATTCTATTGGTCCATTCAATCTGttcaattattatcatattgataatattaatatgtttttaattatatgatattaatatataattaaattagtcTAATATAACAATTGAAttgtgatttaaaattattttcttaatttaatctCAATCACTTTAGCCTAATACTTAAAATGAGATTTACCCATGAATTTACATTAAATATGGCactaattctaaatcaaattGATTGAGACTATCCCTATTTTATAATAGTGATTGCACTTATAACTTATTTATTTCATgctataaataatttaatataaataaattgtttgagggccaaaggacaattttccacctaaggtttaatgaaaggacaaatttctacccaaaaacatttaaaaacctaattattCACccatttaacataaaatattaaaaaataaaatactatcatattttttctccacTCAACATTTGAGTCATTTTCCTCTTAGGGTTTCATTCATTCTCTAACGATATTTTCGATCGACCTTCTGTCTATCGACGCTGCCTTTAACCTCCATGATGAAAACACGGGCATGAAAAAGGCCACGAAGATGACTATTAGAAGAGACATTGTCGAAGATCTATCATGCAATGGATCGTTTGGAAGTAACGTCTGACTTCAACGATCTTCAACCaagatttatgattttaaacCAGGAGGAAGGGAGAAGTtgaaagggagagagaacacGACCGGAGATGACGAACTTTGTTGTCTCTTgtgatagtttcaaaatcctatgagtaaaaagtgatttttcaaactttcataaGAGGAAATCAGATTTATAAACTTAGgaggaaataaattattttttataaaataataattttatccttgttCATATCAGTAAataatagatatttgagtttttaaaagttaattgataaaaattatcctttcattaaaccttgggtgggaacttGTCGTTTGGCCTTGTTTGAGTTAGGGGTAACTCTAACCGTATGAGACTTGTCAACAAGTCGTGCTGCGTTAGTTATGTCAATTTTGGCATGGGCCACCATATCACAGGTTGGGTTAGTTTGCGAAATTTGAAGACTTCGAACGCGGCTTACAACATAATGAGTTGCGTCTTGGGTGTTTTCTGATGGGTAGGcttacaaaaattgaaattttaatatatatttttatatactatTTCATCCTGTGACCCTTACCATGAGGCCCACGATGTTTGAATGGcctaaacccaaaaacaaaaaaaacaaaaaaaagtgaGGGCAAAATGGTCATATGCGTTGAATGAGAGGGCTTTACGAGCGCGTGCTCCGCCTATTTATTCGCTCTCTCAGAGTTTTCAGATTTATCTAGGGTTTCATCTAAACCTCATTAGACGGGCAGCCTTAAGCCAAGGCGGCTCAAATGAGAGGAAGCGGAAGCAGGCCTACACAAGTACGATGCGTAGCCCTTCCGATTATCTGAAAGTGATTGGGTGTTTCGTTAATttgttttaacctttttttgAGGGATGATCGTTTTAAAACGGATTTCGATACACGGTGGGTGTCTGGCTGATACGATATAAATGGGGCTGAAGTTTGGCTCTTTGGCTAAAATTACGGTGCCTTAGTGATGAATGCAGCTCCCTAAACCAACCCTTTTGACCAAAGTCCGCCATGACTTGTGTTTGTGGCGAATTCATTTGGTTTGAATggtacatatatataattttgttttgaattattGCCGAGTAGTAATTCAGGCAGCCTCTTTGTAATGTAAAATGGCAAATGAGGTGTTAAACTGCTCGTAAATCAATTTGCTTATGCTCTTCAGATTTGCTGAGATTCGTCCTTGAAGCTGGTCTAGTAGGCATAAGTACATCCTTTTTCAGATCATactaaagtttttaatatattaacaatGAGAATTTATGAACTAAATAGCTGTTCTGTATCTTTGTTCTTATCAGTTGAAAATTCAACTAACTCAGTGGCTCACAAAGATGGAAACTTtacaaattaatgaaatgatcgGGATGTTCTGGTAGTGTAACTATATCCAGGATTATTGCACCATTGGACAtaaataatgcaacatatacaaacttaatcatatgaaaatGAATCCATATCTTACAATCACAAACTAATTTGTTTTGAATCTATTACAAATTACAGAAGGGATTCTTTGGACCCCTGCAGATCATCTCCCTGAGCGATAATTTTGATTCTGAATCTGTATCCTCTGAATTATGCCTGTTCTTCAGCTTAGCTATTAATATAAGCTATTAGAGCTCAACATATATCCACTTGGATGTTCATAGCTCTTGCAGAACAATGAAAATATTGATAGTTGAGAAATTTTCAATCTGTGAATCCCTGCTATTGCTAAACTTGATCACAGAACACCAGCTTGCCTCCTTTCTTGCACAAGCCTTGTTCACCAACTGCATTAACAACTTTCCCATAACTATACTTGAGAGGCATTCTCCCCAACACCCTATGAAACTCCCTTATACACTGCCCTCTCCTCTTTCTATGTTCCATTCCCCTACTACTCAATCCCACTGCACTTATCCTGCTCCTCAATTTCCGCCCACTATCTTCTCCATGCCCATCGTTTCTTGGATCTCCCCAATCTCTTACTCTCTCTGCCCCCACCATTATCGGCCCCGTATTTGTTTCATCGGCCACCACGAAATTCATCAGTATGTCCTCGCAGTTATGCATTTTGTCAACTATATGTTGCATCTCAGTCATTTTTTCTCCACCTCCACAACTGTAATTAAACAGATAGCTGCTCTTCAAAATCATGAGCTTGGTTAGAACAATGGAGTACTTATCTGGATGCACAGTGTAAATCCACTCTTTTCTGAACAAATCAATATCATGTGACCTCACGAACACCCCTATCAGACGCTCACTGTTGGATTGCCATACTCTGAAGGCGAATTCGAATGATTTATGATCCATCTCCACGTCATCGTCGCAAATTAAGACGGCGTGGGTACCGATTGATGATCTGGGCAGGAACCGTGTGTTGAGGCTATCGGATGGCTGGTAGTGCAGGGAGATTGAGGCGGCACCCCGGGAGGAGAGCGAGAGCTTGTGGGCCAATTGGGAGAGTGTTTGAGCTGGGGTGGAGGGATTTCCCCAGAGTACTAGCACGGAGGACACCAGCGGCGATGCCGAGTACGCGGCGGCTATTGATTGAAGAAGAGGAATGCGAAACTCTGAGTATCCGTTGATGAGCACCGTGATCTGGTCCCATCGAAGTGTTCGCGGGTCCCGCCGATTTGTAGGGTGGCACGGGTCCGACGACGAGAATGTGCGAACAGAAATCACTGCAGTAAGAAGTGTTGCAAAATACAGAAAGGGAAGAAAGCGCGTCGCATTCATCCCCTCCGTGCTTGCCGGTGGTGGTGTTATATTATGCTATTCAATCAAAGACACCAAAAATAGCTGAATGGGGTGGCAGTTTCGTAAAAACTGGGTCATTTTCCAGTTGTGgcaattttgaaatattatagcGAAATGGGGTTTATTTTTTGGGATTTTGTGGATAATGGATGGAGCCATGGAGGGAACGGGTGGTTGTATCTTTATGGCGATGATGAGGGCACTAGCAATAGCTTCAACTTGTCCAGGCAGGATGAATTTTAAGCTGATAATGCCGTCAAGTTCAAGGCCAAGTtatttgttgaaattaaaattgaagccCAGTGGTGCAGCTCAGTGTGCACCAGCTCCACCTTCACAAGAGgtaccaaaattttttatttgatgaatcttaATTTGTATATCTTTCACTGTTGGAGAATCTTGCTTACATATTTACAGTTGAGTTTTATCGAAGGTTGATGTGGGGATATTATGTGAACCTTGCAATGGCAGAGGATGGCTGCTCTGTGATTTTTGTCAAGGACAAAAAACCAATGTCAAAGTTCGAAATAATCGCATTTATCGTCGCTGTCCAACTTGTAGAGCCGTAAGTGCCTActcttattaattattaatggaTAACTTAATCTTTCAGAAAAGAATCAAATCTTAAGTGCCCTTGTTCTGATGCAGGTTGGATATGTGTTGTGTTCGAAGTGCAAAGTTTTCAAATGTGTGACCTTCCCAAATTATGATGATGGTGAGGATTTAGTCCTCTAACCATCAGCTTATGTATTTTTGGAGTTGACATTCATTGTTTGCAGAAGCTCTCAAGCAGGTTTTCCTCTATTCCTTTGTGTAATTTTCCTCTCATGAGAATCAAGTTTGTCAGAGGTACATCAATGTAATGGTAATGTGCATGTTGAGAGTAAAAAAATGGTGGAATAACTGACTATTTGCTtataattgtttctttttattgatgTGAAGAGAGTTACTGAGTACAAAAGTTGAAAGGCTTTCATTTTTTAACACGCATTATggacttaattaaatattttgataactAAATGGGCTGAACAAGGCCCTGTTACTACAATTATCCACTGTCTTATTTTCCTtcttgaaaaattgttattccCGGTATAATTTATCTTTCTATCCTTTGTTTATGCTCCATCTGTCTTCATGTATTTttacaataaacaaaatatgtaCTGTTGAACCTTCAATTTTCCTACCTTAAAACCATTAGATAGGTTGAAATTAATCTGTTTCTTTGAGTTGCCTCACTTAGTTGGGTATAGTGGAATAATCTTGTATTTGATTCCACATTTGTTTTCTGCTTAGTCCATTTGTTCTTGTTCaaacttgtttttttcttttttttctaccTTTGAGCTCTTGTTCAAACTTGTTGCTTTGTGCTTATACACACTTAAAGTTTGTTTCCAGCATCATAACAAGAAGTATTATCCAGGTACTCTTATAGAATTATAAGAGctcaatttatatcaaaatacatggaatataaatattattgccTGAATTTCATCTTATCAAATTTCTGTAAATTTTAATGGATGAATTTCTTTTAATCAAGCTCATACCTAATTTTGTAATAGATTGCTTGTGCTCTACAATTTTCAGTTCACCGGGGATTATTTTACTTCACTCTCCTGTTAGATAAGGTCATTATAAATATGACGTTTCATTACCCTGTTTCAGATTAGGGTGCTTAGATTTACATCTTTCAAACACATTGCCTTTGCATTGAAATTTGAAtctattttaactttttcttttttcagaatTCATTTGTTGTTGTCGGTGAATGTTGATAAATTTCTTACAGAAAATGCCATGTGGCTTCTAAACCATTTTCCCACCGTCTTTGAATTGTTTCTGTTCCCTGATCTACCAATCTTCCTAAGTGACAACAATGGCCTCTGCGATCACTTTGGGTAGTATTTATTGGATCATCTAATTTGGTGCTATTTCTGTGCTTTCTGAGTCAGCAAACAACCTTTTAGGACTTTTTGTTTCTTGCCATTTTCTCCAAAAGCACAGCCAAGCTGTTTTGACTTAGGAAATCTGCACTTTCTATAAAACCAGGATTTGGCAAGCAATAGCATGATGGCCTTCATGAGGAATTCTTATACTTTGATATACAAAACAGATAAGAAATTTCCCAAAAAGtaaatcacacaaaaaaaatGCTATATTAGCTTACAGATGATATGTCAAAGAATTTCATAACTAAAGCTTCACTAATGTCTGTGACAGTTTCAGTAGATTTTTCTATCAAATGTTCTAGAACTTCATAAAATCTTTATCGGGTGATGTAAAAAGAAAAGCTTgtaattcttaattattttgtaaCTTTTCTCCCACTAACCTGGGGCGTACTTTTAGCAAGTGGAAGTCCAACTTGGAATAGCATTATTTCTTTTCACTATTTGGCATTTTAACTTGATCATACTCTATTAATTACATAGGAATGATAAGGGTATCCTTTCTGTTTTGcttttcttctcattattgtcTGAATGGTGATTTGTAGGGTGAATAGATGCATATGTGGCAGACTGGCACTAGGTCTCTCAAAATGTTGAATATACAAGCTTTCTGACTTAGTCCCTTAAAGAAACCAAAATGTCATTAATTTCTAAATCTAGTATACTGCAAGCATTTATGAATTCTGGATGCTTTGTGATTGAAAACTGTGAAGTATGGCTTGTAATGTTTCTGTTTATTGGATCCAACTTTGGCCTTTTGACTTGGGCACATCATTATGCACAAAATAGAGTGGAGAAGCACCTTTGTAGCGTTTAGTAGTATAGAGAAGGTTGGTGAGTCATGGTTAACATGTGATGCCTGTAGTTAGAAATCAATGATGCATGTGCATTGATTGATC is part of the Mangifera indica cultivar Alphonso chromosome 13, CATAS_Mindica_2.1, whole genome shotgun sequence genome and harbors:
- the LOC123194668 gene encoding glycosyltransferase family protein 64 C3, whose translation is MNATRFLPFLYFATLLTAVISVRTFSSSDPCHPTNRRDPRTLRWDQITVLINGYSEFRIPLLQSIAAAYSASPLVSSVLVLWGNPSTPAQTLSQLAHKLSLSSRGAASISLHYQPSDSLNTRFLPRSSIGTHAVLICDDDVEMDHKSFEFAFRVWQSNSERLIGVFVRSHDIDLFRKEWIYTVHPDKYSIVLTKLMILKSSYLFNYSCGGGEKMTEMQHIVDKMHNCEDILMNFVVADETNTGPIMVGAERVRDWGDPRNDGHGEDSGRKLRSRISAVGLSSRGMEHRKRRGQCIREFHRVLGRMPLKYSYGKVVNAVGEQGLCKKGGKLVFCDQV
- the LOC123194670 gene encoding uncharacterized protein LOC123194670 — protein: MDGAMEGTGGCIFMAMMRALAIASTCPGRMNFKLIMPSSSRPSYLLKLKLKPSGAAQCAPAPPSQEVDVGILCEPCNGRGWLLCDFCQGQKTNVKVRNNRIYRRCPTCRAVGYVLCSKCKVFKCVTFPNYDDGEDLVL